From Klebsiella electrica, the proteins below share one genomic window:
- a CDS encoding glycoside hydrolase family 127 protein: MSVMEVNLRKLKISDPFLGQYQQLVRDVVIPYQWDALNDRIDEADPSHAIENFRIAAGLQEGEFYGMVFQDSDVAKWLEAVAWSLCQKPDAGLEKTADEVIELVAAAQCEDGYLNTYFTVKAPAERWTNLAECHELYCAGHMIEAGVAFFQATGKRRLLEVVCRLADHIDSVFGPGEHQLHGYPGHPEIELALMRLYDVTQEPRYLALTNYFVETRGTQPHFYDIEYAKRGKTSYWNTYGPAWMVMDKPYSQAHQPISEQPVAIGHAVRFVYLMTGIAHLARLSQDEGKRQDCLRLWNNMTQRQLYITGGIGSQSSGEAFSSDYDLPNDTVYAESCASIGLMMFARRMLEMEADSQYADVMERALYNTVLGGMALDGKHFFYVNPLEVHPKSLKFNHIYDHVKPVRQRWFGCACCPPNIARVLTSLGHYIYTPREEALYINLYVGNSAEIPVGDKTLRLRISSNYPWQEQVKIAIDSPIPIDHTLALRLPDWCEKPQVTLNGVPVPQDVRKGYLHIIRRWQEGDTILLTLPMPVRRVYGNSLVRHQAGQVAVQRGPLVYCLEQADNGEQLHNLQLPRHARFSAFEGKGIFAHKILLQAPGYKQTAENAERQALWNYDRTPASRQPQTLTFIPWFSWANRGEGEMRIWVKETDE; the protein is encoded by the coding sequence ATGTCTGTAATGGAAGTCAATCTACGCAAACTGAAAATCAGCGACCCGTTCCTCGGTCAGTACCAGCAGTTGGTGCGCGATGTGGTGATTCCCTACCAATGGGATGCACTGAACGATCGCATCGACGAAGCCGATCCAAGCCATGCGATCGAAAACTTTCGCATTGCCGCAGGGCTGCAGGAGGGGGAGTTTTACGGGATGGTATTTCAGGACAGTGATGTGGCGAAATGGCTGGAAGCCGTGGCCTGGTCGCTGTGTCAGAAGCCGGACGCCGGGCTGGAAAAAACCGCCGATGAGGTGATTGAACTGGTGGCCGCCGCCCAGTGTGAAGATGGCTATCTGAACACTTACTTCACGGTCAAAGCGCCTGCAGAACGCTGGACTAACCTCGCCGAGTGCCACGAACTATACTGTGCCGGGCACATGATTGAAGCGGGCGTCGCCTTCTTCCAGGCGACCGGTAAGCGTCGGTTGCTGGAGGTGGTTTGCCGCCTCGCCGACCATATCGACAGCGTGTTTGGCCCCGGAGAACATCAGCTGCACGGCTATCCAGGGCACCCGGAGATCGAGCTGGCGTTAATGCGCCTGTATGACGTGACCCAGGAGCCGCGCTATCTGGCATTGACGAACTATTTCGTCGAAACGCGCGGAACGCAGCCGCATTTTTACGATATCGAATATGCGAAACGCGGCAAAACGTCCTACTGGAATACCTACGGCCCGGCGTGGATGGTGATGGATAAGCCCTACAGCCAGGCGCACCAGCCGATTTCTGAACAGCCCGTCGCCATCGGTCATGCGGTTCGCTTTGTTTACCTGATGACCGGCATCGCCCATCTCGCCCGCTTAAGCCAGGACGAAGGCAAACGTCAGGACTGCCTGCGCCTGTGGAACAATATGACCCAGCGTCAGCTGTATATTACCGGCGGCATTGGTTCGCAGAGCAGCGGTGAGGCCTTCAGCAGCGACTATGACCTGCCAAACGACACGGTCTATGCCGAAAGCTGCGCATCCATCGGTTTAATGATGTTTGCTCGCCGAATGCTGGAAATGGAGGCCGACAGCCAGTACGCCGACGTGATGGAACGCGCGCTGTATAACACCGTGCTGGGAGGAATGGCGCTGGATGGCAAGCACTTCTTCTACGTTAACCCGCTGGAAGTGCACCCGAAGTCGTTAAAATTCAATCATATTTATGACCACGTGAAGCCCGTTCGTCAGCGTTGGTTCGGCTGCGCCTGCTGCCCGCCGAATATCGCCCGCGTACTCACGTCTCTGGGGCACTATATCTATACGCCGCGTGAAGAAGCGCTCTACATCAATCTGTATGTCGGCAACAGCGCGGAGATCCCGGTTGGCGATAAGACCTTGCGGCTGCGTATCAGCAGTAACTATCCGTGGCAGGAGCAGGTGAAAATAGCAATCGACTCACCCATCCCAATCGACCATACCCTGGCGTTACGTCTCCCGGACTGGTGCGAAAAGCCGCAGGTGACGCTGAACGGTGTGCCCGTTCCACAGGATGTACGCAAAGGCTATCTGCACATCATCCGTCGCTGGCAGGAAGGCGACACTATCCTGCTAACGCTGCCTATGCCGGTGCGTCGCGTTTACGGTAATTCGCTGGTGCGCCATCAGGCAGGCCAGGTCGCCGTACAGCGAGGCCCGCTGGTTTATTGTCTGGAGCAGGCGGACAACGGCGAGCAATTGCATAACCTACAGCTGCCGCGTCACGCACGGTTCAGCGCTTTTGAAGGCAAAGGGATTTTTGCTCACAAGATACTTCTCCAGGCGCCGGGCTATAAGCAAACGGCGGAGAATGCGGAACGTCAGGCGCTGTGGAATTACGACCGCACGCCAGCCTCACGCCAGCCGCAGACCTTAACCTTTATTCCGTGGTTTAGCTGGGCCAATCGCGGCGAAGGAGAGATGCGCATCTGGGTGAAAGAAACGGACGAATAA
- a CDS encoding MFS transporter codes for MTSTLISTTDPAQKALDDKLSVREKVGYGLGDAGGTVITCLIMNFLTFFYTDVFGLTPALVGTLFLALRVFDAISDPIMGVLADRTQSRWGRFRPWQLWIAVPIGIIGVLTFTVPDASMGVKIAWAFGTYLLLSMSYTAINVPYCALINTMTTRHSEVISCQSWRFVLCGVAGFLVSVGLPWLVKALGQGNTAQGYQYGVGVLCAIAVVMFLCCFFWVRERVSLDMMGKFTLREHIAGLRKNDQLLLMLVMSFLLINVFNIRGGGYMYFITYVLEGSTGYTSLFFTMVTFASIFGSIIINLLSRRFDTIKLYYYTNLVLAALAIAMWFLPTGQAYQTLWLVVILSNGIILGFTLPLHFSLMAFSDDYGEWKTGVRSSGMNFAFNLFFIKLAWASSAGIISLIFIYVAYQPGAGNQTALSLSGIASMETLLPALFHLLLAFSIRVCKLNNPMMVRIATDLHARHVQP; via the coding sequence ATGACTTCGACATTAATTTCCACTACCGATCCGGCGCAAAAAGCGCTGGACGATAAATTATCCGTACGTGAAAAAGTAGGCTATGGGCTGGGGGATGCAGGCGGAACGGTCATTACCTGCCTGATCATGAACTTTTTAACTTTTTTCTATACTGATGTCTTTGGGCTAACGCCCGCGCTGGTCGGGACCCTGTTCCTGGCCCTGCGCGTTTTCGACGCGATTTCCGACCCCATTATGGGCGTTCTCGCCGACCGAACTCAAAGCCGCTGGGGGCGCTTTCGTCCCTGGCAACTGTGGATTGCCGTGCCGATCGGTATTATCGGCGTACTGACGTTTACCGTGCCTGATGCCAGCATGGGGGTAAAAATCGCCTGGGCATTCGGCACCTATCTGCTGCTGTCGATGAGCTACACCGCGATTAACGTGCCGTACTGCGCGCTGATCAACACCATGACCACTCGCCATAGCGAGGTTATCTCGTGCCAGTCCTGGCGCTTTGTCCTGTGCGGCGTAGCGGGGTTTCTGGTCTCCGTCGGGCTGCCGTGGCTGGTAAAAGCGCTCGGTCAGGGCAACACAGCCCAAGGCTATCAGTATGGCGTCGGCGTACTCTGCGCCATTGCGGTGGTGATGTTCCTGTGCTGCTTCTTCTGGGTCCGCGAGCGCGTCTCGCTAGACATGATGGGTAAATTTACACTGCGGGAGCATATCGCCGGTCTGCGTAAAAACGACCAGCTGCTGCTGATGCTGGTGATGTCGTTCCTGCTGATCAACGTCTTTAATATCCGCGGCGGCGGCTATATGTACTTCATCACCTACGTCCTTGAAGGGTCTACCGGCTACACTTCGCTATTTTTCACCATGGTGACCTTCGCATCGATTTTCGGCTCCATCATCATCAACCTGCTTTCACGCCGCTTCGATACCATCAAGCTCTACTACTACACCAACCTGGTGCTGGCCGCCCTGGCCATCGCGATGTGGTTTTTACCAACCGGCCAGGCATACCAGACCCTGTGGCTGGTGGTTATCCTCAGCAACGGCATTATTCTCGGCTTCACCCTGCCGCTGCACTTCTCGTTGATGGCCTTCTCTGACGACTACGGCGAATGGAAAACCGGCGTGCGTTCTTCCGGTATGAACTTTGCCTTCAACCTGTTCTTCATCAAGCTGGCGTGGGCCTCCAGCGCCGGAATTATCAGCCTGATTTTTATCTACGTGGCCTATCAGCCTGGCGCCGGCAACCAAACGGCCCTGTCGTTGTCCGGGATCGCCTCAATGGAAACCCTGCTGCCCGCCCTGTTCCACCTGCTGCTGGCCTTTTCGATCCGCGTCTGCAAGCTCAATAATCCGATGATGGTGCGCATTGCCACCGACCTGCATGCGCGTCACGTTCAGCCTTAA